A stretch of DNA from Acidovorax carolinensis:
GCCACCGAGCTGATGCTCAGCGGCAAGCATCTGTCGGCCAAGGCCGCGCTGGCTGCCGGCCTGGTGGACAAGTTGGTCGAGGGCGATGACGCCCTGGCCGCCGGCTTGGCCTATGCCAACGAACTGCTGGACCAGAAGGCCCCCGTGCGCCGCACGCGCGACATCGCCATTACCGAGCCCGCCGCAGCGCTGGCCGACCTGGAACTGCTCAAGACCGAGACCGCCAAGAAAACCCGCGGCCTGTTCTCGCCGCTCAAGATCATCGAGTGCGTGCAGGCGGCCGTTCAGCTGCCTTTTGACGAAGGCATGGCCCGCGAACGCGCGCTGTTTCTCGAGTGCCTGGACAGCCCGCAGCGTGCCGGCCTGATCCACGCCTTTTTTGCCGAGCGCGAAGTGGTCAAGGTGCCCGAGGCCAAGGCCGCCGCACCGCGCCCCTTTGCCACCATCGCCATCATCGGCGGCGGCACCATGGGCGCCGGCATCACCGTGTCGGCTCTGGACGCAGGCTATCCCGTGACCATGATCGAGCGCGACGCCGAGTCCATCGCCCGGGGCCGCGCCAATGTGGAAAAGGTCTACAGCGGCCTGGTCGCCAAGGGCCGCATGACCGAAGAGGCCAAGGCCGCAGTCATGGCCCGCTACACCGGCAGCACCTCGTATGACGATCTGGCCAACGTGGATCTGGTGATCGAGGCGGTGTTTGAAGACCTCGAAGTGAAGAAGGCCGTGTTCAAGGAGCTCGACCGCGTGTGCAAACCCGGCGCGGTGCTGGCCACCAACACCTCGTACCTGGACATCGACGCCATCGCCGCCGCCACCCGCCGCCCGCAGGATGTGATTGGCCTGCACTTCTTCAGCCCGGCCAACATCATGAAGCTGCTGGAGATCGTGGTGCCCGCCAAGGTCAGCGCCGACGTGGTGGCCACGGCCTTCGAGCTGGCCAAGAAGCTCAAAAAAGTGCCGGTGCGCGCCGGTGTGTGTGACGGCTTCATCGGCAACCGCATCCTGGCCGTGTACAAGCAGGCCGCCGACTACATCATGGAAGACGGCGCCAGCCCCTACGAAATCGACGCGGCCGTGCGCGGCTTTGGCTTTGCCATGGGCCCGTTCCAGGTGACGGACCTGGCCGGCGGCGACATTGGCTGGGCCACACGCAAGCGCCGCGCTGCAGCGCGCAAACCGGGCGACCCAAGGCCCGCTACGTCGAAGTGGCCGACCGCATCTGCGAGCGCGGCTGGTTTGGCCAGAAGACCGGCCGCGGCTTTTACCTCTACCCCGAAGGCGCCCGTGTGGGCCAGCCCGACCCCGAGGTGCTGGCCATCGTCGATGCCGAGCGCGCCAGGAAGGGCGTCACGCCGCGCCAGTTCACCGCCGATGAAATCATGCGCCGCTACATGGCGGCCATGGCCAACGAAGGCGCCAACGTGGTGCACGAAGGCATTGCGCTGCGCCCGCTGGACGTGGACGTGACCTTCATCTCCGGCTACGGTTTTCCGCGCTACCGTGGCGGCCCCATGAAGTGGGCCGATATGTACGGCCTGCCCCAGCTGCTGGCCGACATTGAAGCCTTTGCCAAGGAAGACCCGCTGTTCTGGAAGCCCTCGCCGCTGCTGATCCGGCTGGTGCAGGAAGGCAAAAACTTCGACAGCCTGAACCACAGCGCGTGATGGCGGTGCCGTTGTTCAACCCATTGACCGAAAGAACCGAGACACCATGGACCTGAATTTCACCCCCGAAGAACAAGCCTTCCGCGCCGAGGTGCAGGCTTTCCTGCAAGAAAAACTGCCGGCCCGCATCGCCAACAAGGTCAAGGCCGGCCAGCGCCTGACCAAGGAAGACCAGGAGGAATGGCACGCCATCCTCAACGCGCGCGGCTGGCTGGCCAACCACTGGCCCGCGCAATATGGCGGCCCGGGCTGGGGCGCCGTGCAGAAGTTCATTTTTGACAACGAGTGCGCCGTGGCCGGTGGCCCGCGCATCGTGCCGTTCGGCGTCAACATGCTGGGCCCGGTGCTCATCAAGTATGGCAACGAGGCGCAAAAGCAGCACTGGCTGCCGCGCATCCTGAGCGGTGCCGACTGGTGGTGCCAGGGCTACTCCGAGCCGGGCTCGGGCTCGGACCTGGCCTCGGTCAAGACCACGGCCGTGCGCGGTGTGGATGCCCAAGGCGCGCACTACATCGTCAACGGCCAGAAGACCTGGACCACCCAGGGCCAGCACGCCAACATGATTTTTTGCCTGGTGCGCACCGACCGCGAAGCGCGCCCGCAGTCGGGCATCAGCTTTTTGCTGGTGGACATGAACACGCCTGGCGTGGAAGTGCGCCCCATCCGCACGCTCGACGGCGATCGTGAAGTCAACGAAGTGTTCTTTACCGACGTGCGCGTGCCCGCCGAGAACCTGGTGGGCGAGGAAAACAAGGGCTGGACCTACGCCAAGTTTTTGCTGACCTATGAGCGCACCGGCATTGCTGGCGTGGGCTTCTCGGTGGCCGCGCTGGAAAAGCTGAAAGTGGTGGCCAGCAAGGTGCAGCGCAATGGCCGCCCGCTCGACCAGGACCCGCAGTTTGCCGCCCGCATGGCCCAGGTCGAGATCGACCTGGAAAACATGAAGACCACCAACCTGCGCGTGATTGCCGCCGTGGCCGGTGGCGGCGTGCCTGGCGCTGAAAGCTCCATGCTCAAGATCCGTGGCACCGAGATCCGCCAGGAAATCCTGTCGCTGATCCGCCGCGCCGTGGGGCCCTATGCGCTGCCCTTCATCGAAGCGGCCCAGTACGAGGGTTACGCCGATGCGCCCGTGGGGCCCAAAGAGGCCGCCACGGCGGCGGCCAACTATTTCAACTACCGCAAGCTGTCGATTTTTGGCGGCTCCAATGAAATCCAGAAAAACATCATCTCCAAGATGATCCTGGGCCTGTGAGGTTGCAGCCATGAATTTTGAACACACCGAAGACCGCCGCATGCTGGCGGACACCCTGAACCGTTTTGTTGCTGAACAGTACGGCTTTGAAACCCGCAACGCCATTGCCTATGGCGACGTCGGCATGCAGCCCGCTTTGTGGAGCCAGTTTGCCGAGCTGGGCGCCATCGGCGCGCTGTTCCCTGAAGCCGACGGCGGCTTTGGCGGCGCAGGCTTTGACGTGGCCGTGGTGTTTGAAGCCCTGGGCCGGGGCCTGGTGGTCGAGCCCTTCCTGGGCGCGCTGGTGGTCGGGCGCGCCCTGGCCGCTGCGGGCACGCCCGCACAAAAAGAGCAGATTGTCAGCCTGATCGACGGCAGCACCGTGGCGGCGCTGGCGCATGACGAGCCCGGCAGCCACTACGAAATGGCCCGCGTCAGCACCCGCGCGGTGCGCAGCGAAGGCGGCTGGGCACTCACCGGCGCCAAGGCCGTGGTGGTGCAGGGCGACAACGCCCAGCTCTTGCTGGTGTCGGCGCGCACCGCAGGCGCGGTGGACAGTGAGGACGGCATTTCGCTGTTCCTCGTACCTGCCGACGCTGCGGGCGTGGCACGCCGTGGCATGGGTCGCATCGACGGCGGCCGCGTGGCCGAAATCACGCTCGACAATGTTCACGTCGGTGCCGATGCGCTCCTGGGCACCGAGGGCCAGGGCTTTGCCACGCTGGAGCTGGCCGTGGGCTGGGGCGTGCTGGCGCTGTGCGCCGAGGCGCTGGGCGCCATGGAAGTGGCCAAGAAAGACACGCTCGAATACCTGCAGACGCGCAAGCAGTTTGGCGTGCCCATTGGCAGCTTTCAGGCCCTGCAGCACCGCATGGCCGACCTGCTGCTGGAGGTGGAGCAATCGCGCTCGGCCGTCATCAACGCGGCGGCTGCCATGGACAGCGCCGACCGCGTGGAGCGCGAGCGCGCGCTGTCGGCTGCCAAGTTCACCATTGGCCGCATTGGCGCGCTGGTGTCGGAAGAAAGCATCCAGATGCACGGCGGCATTGGCATGACCTGGGAGCTGCCCTTGTCGCACTACGCCAAGCGCCTGGTCATGATCGACCACGAACTGGGCGACGAAGACCACCACCTGGCGCGCTACATGGCGCTGGGCTGAAATGAGCAACCCCCTGAGCCGCTTCGCGCCTTCCCCCTGGAAGGGGGACGACAGCCTCGCTGCGGGGCGGCCCTTGCTTGCTGTCCCTGGCGAAGCAGGCCGGCTACAGGCGGGAAGTGCTGCCTAGAACGGGAGAACGAAGATGAGCGAAGTCCTGTTGACCCACCGCGAGGGCGCGGTGCTGGTGCTGTCCAACAACAACCCGGCGGCGCGCAACGCGCTGTCGCCCGCGTTTTACGCCGCGCTGACCCAGGCCCTGACCCAAGCCGAGGCCGACCCCGCTGTGGGCGCCATCGTGCTGACGGGCGAGGGTGGGCATTTCTGCTCGGGCGGCGACCTGCGCCAGCTGGCCACGCGCCGCGAGCTGCCGATGGAGGAGCGCCGCGCCAAGCTCGAAGGCCTGCACGACCTGGTTCGCGCCGTGCGCGATTGCCGCAAGCCGGTGATTGCCGCCGTCGAAGGCGCGGCTGCAGGCGCGGGCTTGTCGCTGGCGCTGGCATGCGACATGCTGGTGGCGGCAAAGAACGCGGTGTTCTCGGTGGCCTATGTGAAGGTGGGCCTCACGCCCGATGGTGGCGCCACGGCTTTCCTGGCCGAGTTTGTCTCGCGCCAGGTGCTGACCGAGCTGTGCCTGACCGGCGAGCGCGTTTCGGGCGAACGCCTGCACGCGCTGGGGCCGGTCAACTGCCTGGCCGAGCCCGGCGAGGCGCTGGCGCAGGCGTTGGCCCTGGCTACCCAGGTGGCGGCAGGCCCCGAGCTGGCCATGGCACGCATCAAGACCTTGTGCCGCAACGCCTATGCGAACACACTGGAAGAACAGCTGGAGCAGGAAGCCCAGTTCATGGTGCGCTCGCAGGAAACTGCAGAATCACGCGAGGGTATTGGTGCCTTTCTGGAAAAGCGCCCGCCCGACTTCGCTACGCTACGCCAGAGCCAGGCATAGGCGCTGGCATGGAAACAACCCTGTGACAACTACCCATACCCCTTCCCAAAACACACCATCCGCCAACGACGGCGGCATCGACTTTCCACTCGAAGGCGTGCGTGTGCTCGACCTCTCGCGCGTGTTTGCCGGGCCGCTGTGCGGCCAGGTGCTGGCCGACTTCGGCGCCGAGGTCATCAAGGTGGAGCACCCTGGCCGCGGTGACGACACGCGCGACTGGGGCATGCGCATCGGCAAGACCGAGACCACCTACTACAACAGCATGAACCGCAACAAGCGGTCTGTCACCGTGGATCTGCAGACCCCCGAAGGGCTGAAGATCATCCACGAGCTGCTGCCGCAGTGCGACGTGGTCGTCCACAACTTCAAGACGGGCGGCGCCGAGAAGCTGGGCCTGGGCTACGAGCAGCTCAAGGCCATCCAGCCCGGTCTGATCTATTGCGCCGTGGCCGGCTACGACAGCTCGGGCCCCGAGGCCAAGCGCCCCGGCTATGACCTGGTGATCCAGGGC
This window harbors:
- a CDS encoding acyl-CoA dehydrogenase family protein, with amino-acid sequence MDLNFTPEEQAFRAEVQAFLQEKLPARIANKVKAGQRLTKEDQEEWHAILNARGWLANHWPAQYGGPGWGAVQKFIFDNECAVAGGPRIVPFGVNMLGPVLIKYGNEAQKQHWLPRILSGADWWCQGYSEPGSGSDLASVKTTAVRGVDAQGAHYIVNGQKTWTTQGQHANMIFCLVRTDREARPQSGISFLLVDMNTPGVEVRPIRTLDGDREVNEVFFTDVRVPAENLVGEENKGWTYAKFLLTYERTGIAGVGFSVAALEKLKVVASKVQRNGRPLDQDPQFAARMAQVEIDLENMKTTNLRVIAAVAGGGVPGAESSMLKIRGTEIRQEILSLIRRAVGPYALPFIEAAQYEGYADAPVGPKEAATAAANYFNYRKLSIFGGSNEIQKNIISKMILGL
- a CDS encoding oxepin-CoA hydrolase, alternative type yields the protein MSEVLLTHREGAVLVLSNNNPAARNALSPAFYAALTQALTQAEADPAVGAIVLTGEGGHFCSGGDLRQLATRRELPMEERRAKLEGLHDLVRAVRDCRKPVIAAVEGAAAGAGLSLALACDMLVAAKNAVFSVAYVKVGLTPDGGATAFLAEFVSRQVLTELCLTGERVSGERLHALGPVNCLAEPGEALAQALALATQVAAGPELAMARIKTLCRNAYANTLEEQLEQEAQFMVRSQETAESREGIGAFLEKRPPDFATLRQSQA
- a CDS encoding acyl-CoA dehydrogenase family protein, whose translation is MNFEHTEDRRMLADTLNRFVAEQYGFETRNAIAYGDVGMQPALWSQFAELGAIGALFPEADGGFGGAGFDVAVVFEALGRGLVVEPFLGALVVGRALAAAGTPAQKEQIVSLIDGSTVAALAHDEPGSHYEMARVSTRAVRSEGGWALTGAKAVVVQGDNAQLLLVSARTAGAVDSEDGISLFLVPADAAGVARRGMGRIDGGRVAEITLDNVHVGADALLGTEGQGFATLELAVGWGVLALCAEALGAMEVAKKDTLEYLQTRKQFGVPIGSFQALQHRMADLLLEVEQSRSAVINAAAAMDSADRVERERALSAAKFTIGRIGALVSEESIQMHGGIGMTWELPLSHYAKRLVMIDHELGDEDHHLARYMALG